In the genome of Anabaena cylindrica PCC 7122, the window ACAGTTTCTAGAGCGCCTCCTGCTCCGTAAGCAATGACTGGAGTGCCACAAGCTTGGGCTTCTACTAAGGCTATGCCGAAATCTTCGCAAGCTGCATAGATAAAGGCTTTAGCACGAGCCATATATTTTTTTACTACATCATCAGGTTGCCATCCTAGTATTTGAATATCAGGATTTGCGATCGCTTGCAGATTTTTCATTTCTGGTCCTGTACCAATCACCACCAATGGTCGTTTTAGTTGATTAAAAGCCTGAACAATCAAGGATACTTGTTTATAGCTCACTAATCGGGAAACGATCAGATAAAAATCCTCTTTTTCGGATGAAAAGGGACAGTTATCAATATTCACTGGTGGGTAAATGACTTTTGCTTCTCGTCGATAACAACGCCAAATCCGCCTTGCTGTATGCTCAGAGTTGGCAATAAAGTAATCAACCCGGTTTGCACTCAATACATCCCATTGACGCAAACTATGCAATAAATATCTAGTTATCCACCCGATTGTGCCTCTACCAAGTTTACTTTGGTCTAAATAATCAAATGTCAAGTCCCAAGCATAGCGCATAGGACTGTGGCAATAACAGATATGCATCTGATCAGGAGTTGTGAGGATTCCTTTGGCTACGGCGTGGGAGGAAGATAGTATTACATCATATTGGCGCAAATCTAATTGTTCGATCGCTAATGGTAACAACGGTAGATATTTTTGTACACCTGTGCGAGCTAATGGCAAGTGCTGAAGAAACGTTCTCCCAATC includes:
- a CDS encoding glycosyltransferase, whose product is MSLKYALVHEWLTPKATGGSELVVQEILNHIDADLYALIDFESRNPESYLYKRQIGRTFLQHLPLARTGVQKYLPLLPLAIEQLDLRQYDVILSSSHAVAKGILTTPDQMHICYCHSPMRYAWDLTFDYLDQSKLGRGTIGWITRYLLHSLRQWDVLSANRVDYFIANSEHTARRIWRCYRREAKVIYPPVNIDNCPFSSEKEDFYLIVSRLVSYKQVSLIVQAFNQLKRPLVVIGTGPEMKNLQAIANPDIQILGWQPDDVVKKYMARAKAFIYAACEDFGIALVEAQACGTPVIAYGAGGALETVRDIRACFDTGTGIFFKEQTVIALVDAVEKFEVYQDFLKYEYIRLHSTQFSQQVFADRYLGFLNQCQEKRPFPK